CACGTTCGTCATCAACTGCAACCTCCAGAGGCTCGACGGACCGGTCCGCGGCAACACGAAGATCATCCAGGAACTGGAGTCCTTCTTCCGTGGCGCCGGCTGGAACGTCATCAAGGTCGTCTGGGGCCGCGAGTGGGACCGCCTCATCGAGGCGGACACGGACGGTGCGCTGGTCAACGCGATGAACACGGTCCCGGACGGGGACTTCCAGACGTTCAAGGCCAACGACGGCGCGTACGTCCGCGAGTACTTCTTCAACAAGGACCCGCGCACCGCCGAGCTCGTCAAGGACCTCACGGACGACGAGATCTGGCAGCTCCACCGCGGCGGCCACGACTACCGCAAGGTCTACGCGGCGTACCGGCGCGGGATGGAGACGAAGGACCAGCCGACGGTCATCCTCGCCCACACGATCAAGGGCTACGGGCTCGGCCACAACTTCGAGGGCCGCAACGCGACCCACCAGATGAAGAAGCTGTCCCTCGACGACCTCAAGCTGTTCCGCGACAAGCAGGGCATCCCGATCTCCGACGAGGAGCTGGAGAAGGACCCGTACCTGCCGCCGTACTACAACCCGGGCCCGGACTCGGAGGAGATCCGGTACATGCTGGAGCGCCGCCGGGAGCTCGGCGGGTTCCTGCCGGAGCGACGTGACACGTACGAGCCGCTGGAGGTCCCGGAGGTCGACGCGATCCGGTCGGTGCTCAAGGGGTCCGGCAAGCAGGAGGTCGCGACGACGATGGCGCTCGTGCGCATCTTCAAGGACCTCATGCGGGACCCGACGATCCGCGAGCGCCTCGTGCCGATCATCCCGGACGAGGCCCGCACCTTCGGCATGGACTCGTGGTTCCCGACGCTGAAGATCTACAACCCCCACGGCCAGCAGTACACCCCGGTCGACCAGGACCTCATGCTGAGCTACCGGGAGGCGACGGACGGCCACATCCTCCACGAGGGCATCAACGAGGCCGGGTCGGTGGGCTCCTTCATCGCGGCCGGCACGTCGTACGCGACGCACGGCACGGCGATGATCCCGCTGTACATCTTCTACTCGATGTTCGGCTTCCAGCGCACCGGTGACTCGATCTGGGCGGCGGGCGACCAGATGGCCCGCGGGTTCCTCATCGGCGCGACGGCCGGCCGGACGACGCTGACCGGCGAGGGCCTCCAGCACATGGACGGCCACTCCCCCGTCCTGTCGTCGACGAACCCGGCCGTGGTGAGCTGGGACCCGGCGTTCGCCTACGAGCTGGCGTACATCATCCGGGACGGCATCGACCGGATGTACGGCCCGGGCCGCGGGGAGAACGTCATCTACTACCTCACCGTGTACAACCAGCCGATGAACCAGCCGGCCCGCCCGGAGGACCTCGACGTCGAGGGCCTGCTCAAGGGCATCTACCTGTACTCCCCGGCCGACCGGTCGGTCGGCACGGGCGCGGAGACGGCGGGGTCCGTGGGGGCGGCGCCGCAGCGTCGTCACCGGGCGACGATCCTCGCCTCCGGCGTGGGCATGGGCGAGGCCGTGCGCGCGAAGCAGATCCTCGAGGACGACTACGACGTCAACTCGGCGATCTACTCGGTGACCTCGTGGAACGAGCTCGCCCGGGACGGCCAGCACCGGGACCGGGAGGCGCTGCGCCACCCGGACGAGGACGCCGGGCAGCCCTTCGTCCGCACCGCCCTGGCCGACGCCGAGGGCCCGGTCGTCGCCGTGACGGACTTCTCCGTCGCGGTGCCGGAGCAGATCCGCAAGTGGGTGCCGGGTGACTACTCGGTGCTCGGCTGCGACGGCTTCGGGTTCTCCGACACCCGCGAGGGCGCGCGCCGGTATTTCAACTCCGACGCCGAGTCGGTCGTCGTCGCGGTCCTCGCCGGGCTCGCCCGGGCCGGGGAGGTCGACGGCGAGGTCGTGACGAAGGCCGCCGAGCGCTTCCGGCTCACCGACCCGACGGCGGTCCGCCACGTCGACGCCCCCGCCGACGGCCCGGCCGTCGCCACGACCCCGACCACGGAGGACTGACGCGATGACGATCTCCTACCTCACCGACATGGACGGTGTCCTCATCCGCGAGGGCGAGATGATCCCGGGGGCCGACCGCTTCCTCCGGGGCCTGCGGGACAACGACATCGAGTTCATGGTGCTGACGAACAACTCGATCCACACGCCCCGCGACCTGTCCGCCCGGCTGCGGACGACGGGCCTGGACATCGAGCCGGAACGCATCTGGACGTCAGCGACGGCCACCGCGTACTTCCTCTCCTCCCAGGTCAAGGAGGGCACGGCGTACGTCGTCGGTGAGTCGGGGCTGACCACGGGCCTGCACGAGGCCGGGTGGGTGCTCACGGACGTCGACCCGGAGTACGTCGTCCTCGGCGAGACGCGCACCTACTCCTTCGAGGCGATCACGACGGCCATCCGGCTCATCAGCCGGGGCGCGAAGTTCATCTGCACGAACCCGGACGTCACCGGGCCGGCCCCGGAGGGCATCCTCCCGGCGACGGGGTCCGTCGCCGCGCTCATCACGGCCGCGACGGACCAGCACCCGTACTTCATCGGCAAGCCGAACCCGATCATGATGCGCAGCGCGCTGAACACGATCGGCGCGCACTCGGAGAACACGGTCATGATCGGCGACCGGATGGACACCGACGTCAAGGCGGGGCTGGAGGCGGGTCTGAAGACCGTCCTCGTCCGCACGGGCATCAGCAACGACGCCGTGATCAGCAAGTACCCGTACCGGCCGACGCGCATCGTGGAGTCCATCGCCGACGTCGCGGACTCCGTGCTCGACCCGTTCGGGGAGCACGAGGGCGTGACCGGGGCGACGGCGCCCGGCGGTGCGGACGCCCCGGAGGCCTCGGGGCACGGGGCCGACCCCGGCGTCCCGGAGGACTGAGCCCGGCCCGTCCCGCCGGTGGGGCTGCGGCGTGCCGGAGAACTGAGCCCGACCCTCAGCCATCCCCCGCGCCGGCGTCTCCGAGGGCGTCGTCGACGAGCCCCCGGATCGCCCGGGTGACGTCCTCGGGGCGTTCGAGAATGACCATGTGGCCGGTGTCGTCGAGCTCCATCACCGTGACCCCGGGCTCCCCCGGGTGCCCCGGCACGTCGGGCCACACCCGGGCGATCTCCTCGGTGAGCGCGACGGGGGCGAACGCGTCCTTCCGGCCCGCGATCGCGATCCCGGGGATGCCGGCGAGCAGCGGCCCGACCGCCGCCTCGGAGTGCGTGGCCAGTTCGTCGAGGAACCCCAGGATCGTCGTCACGCTCGTCTCGTTGATCATCGACGCGTGGAAGGCCACGATGTCGTGCCGGGAGGACTCCCCCTCGTCGAGCGCCTCGTGGAAGACGACCGTCGCCAGCGTCGGCTCGACGAGCGTCGCGACGCTGCGCTTGAGCACCGCCGCGAGGGGGAGGATGCGGTCGCCCGCGCGCCACACCGCCCGCACCGCGCGGGAGCCGAGCAGCCGGGTCACGCCGTGCCGCGAGAACGCCCCGACCGCGCCGTTCACCACGACGATCCCGGCGATGCGGCGGCGGACGGCGTCGTCCATGAGCCTGACCCCGGCGAACACGGTCTGCGCCCCGAGGGAGTGACCGACGAGCACGATCCGCCCCGTGGGGACGAGCTCGTCGATGACGCGCACGAGGTCCCTCCCCGTGGCCTCGACGGTGAGGAGCCGGTCCTGGTCGTCGACGGAGAACCCGTCGACGCTCTCCGGGAGGCGGGTCTGCCCGTGGCCGCGGGTGTCGCTGAGCACGCACCGCACGCCGGGAATCCGGCGCAGGTGCCTGACCTGCAGGAAGAACGACTGCGAGGTGAGGGTGAACCCGTGGGAGAACACGACGGTCACCGGCGCGTCCTCCGGGCCGATGTCGTAGTAGCGCAGGTGGACGCCGTCGTCGGTGGTGATCTCGCCGGTGCGGTCGACGTCGGTGAGCCCCGGCTCCTCCGTGGGGTCCTCCGCGCGCCGCCGTTCGGCGAGGCTCCGCGCCCGGGTCACGGGCGAGACCCGGTGCCACCATTCCCGGAGGACGGCCTGGGGACGGAAGACGGTCGGTGACATGTGCGGCTCCGGGGTCGGTGGGATGGGGTGCGGGAGGGGGGGACGACGACGCCCCCGGCCGGGGTGCGACGACGGTCCCGGAGGGGTGCGCACGGTGGGCCCGGGGACCCGTCCTGTTGATAGCATGGTGGACTGACTGACCGGAGTCCCCGGTGACACGCCGTCACCCGGTACCCGGCCCTGACCAACTGCACACCGGTGTCGACGTCCCGGTGGGGAAAGGTGCGTGAGCGGTGGCACAGATCTCCCGTGAGGCCCAGGAGAAACTCGCCCGGCTGGCCGGGCTCCCGACCCCGGACGGGGAGTCCGAGGGCCTGGCGCAGCCCGCCGACCCCGACGCCCCGGACGCCCCGGACGCCCCGGGTGCGGACCGGCCGACCGGTGGCGCGTCCCGCGCGGCGCTCCGCGAGACCGGCCGGGCCACGGCGGACGCGGAGATCTTCGCCGATCTCGCGCGCATCATCCAGGACGCGACCGGCATCGACATGGAGGAGATCGAGCCCGGGCAGGACCTCGAGGACGACCTCCACATCGACTCGCTGTCGCGCATCGACATCGCCGTGCGGCTGGAGGACCGGTACCACGTGCTCGTCGACGAGCAGGCCATCTTCTCCGCCCGGACGGTGGCGGACGCCGTCGAGTTCATCCGCAACGAGGTCGGCGCCCAGGACGGGCACGACGGGGGGTCGTCCGGGGACGCCACGGCCTGACGCCGCGATATCCTGGCGGGATGACGCCTCCACCCACCTCCGCCGCGTCCGTCCTCGCCACGACCGACGACTGGCCGGTCGACCACGTCTCCGCCGCGGTCGTCGCCGACGGCCGGGTGACGTCCCACGGCGACGCCGACCGGGTGTACGCCCTGGCCAGCGTGTCGAAACTCGTCACCGCGTACGCGGTGCTCATCGCCGTCGAGGAGGGGGCGTTCGGCCTCGACGACACGGTCGGTGACGTCGCCGGGGAGGCCGGGACCGCCGTCGACGGGCCGCAGGACGCGACGGTCCGCCAGCTGCTCGCCCACGCCTCGGGGGTGGGGTTCCGGTCGCGGGAGCGGGAGCGCCCGGCCGGTCGGCGTCGGATCTACTCCTCGGCCGGGTACGAGATCCTCGCCGACCTCATCGCGACGACCGGCATCCCCTTCGCCGGGTACGTGCGGGAGGCGGTGTGCGCGCCGTTGGGGGTCGAG
The sequence above is drawn from the Corynebacterium bovis DSM 20582 = CIP 54.80 genome and encodes:
- the aceE gene encoding pyruvate dehydrogenase (acetyl-transferring), homodimeric type; the protein is MDDDQNGAPHAQGTGTTGQDPRRDSNVALLRDGVASYLRDSDPEETQEWMDSLDGLLDEAGPERARYLVLRLLERATAKRVALPPLTSTDYVNTIPTWMEPDFPGDEEIEKRYRRWMRWNAAIMVHRAQRPGIGVGGHISTYASAAALYEVGFNHFFRGKDHPGGGDHVFFQGHASPGMYARAFLEGRLSEEDMDGFRQEVTHPGGGLPSYPHPYGMPHFWEFPTVSMGLGPMNAIYQARFNRYLHDRGLKDTSQQHVWAFLGDGEMDEPESRGLIQTAAVNNLDNLTFVINCNLQRLDGPVRGNTKIIQELESFFRGAGWNVIKVVWGREWDRLIEADTDGALVNAMNTVPDGDFQTFKANDGAYVREYFFNKDPRTAELVKDLTDDEIWQLHRGGHDYRKVYAAYRRGMETKDQPTVILAHTIKGYGLGHNFEGRNATHQMKKLSLDDLKLFRDKQGIPISDEELEKDPYLPPYYNPGPDSEEIRYMLERRRELGGFLPERRDTYEPLEVPEVDAIRSVLKGSGKQEVATTMALVRIFKDLMRDPTIRERLVPIIPDEARTFGMDSWFPTLKIYNPHGQQYTPVDQDLMLSYREATDGHILHEGINEAGSVGSFIAAGTSYATHGTAMIPLYIFYSMFGFQRTGDSIWAAGDQMARGFLIGATAGRTTLTGEGLQHMDGHSPVLSSTNPAVVSWDPAFAYELAYIIRDGIDRMYGPGRGENVIYYLTVYNQPMNQPARPEDLDVEGLLKGIYLYSPADRSVGTGAETAGSVGAAPQRRHRATILASGVGMGEAVRAKQILEDDYDVNSAIYSVTSWNELARDGQHRDREALRHPDEDAGQPFVRTALADAEGPVVAVTDFSVAVPEQIRKWVPGDYSVLGCDGFGFSDTREGARRYFNSDAESVVVAVLAGLARAGEVDGEVVTKAAERFRLTDPTAVRHVDAPADGPAVATTPTTED
- a CDS encoding acyl carrier protein, producing the protein MAQISREAQEKLARLAGLPTPDGESEGLAQPADPDAPDAPDAPGADRPTGGASRAALRETGRATADAEIFADLARIIQDATGIDMEEIEPGQDLEDDLHIDSLSRIDIAVRLEDRYHVLVDEQAIFSARTVADAVEFIRNEVGAQDGHDGGSSGDATA
- a CDS encoding alpha/beta fold hydrolase, yielding MSPTVFRPQAVLREWWHRVSPVTRARSLAERRRAEDPTEEPGLTDVDRTGEITTDDGVHLRYYDIGPEDAPVTVVFSHGFTLTSQSFFLQVRHLRRIPGVRCVLSDTRGHGQTRLPESVDGFSVDDQDRLLTVEATGRDLVRVIDELVPTGRIVLVGHSLGAQTVFAGVRLMDDAVRRRIAGIVVVNGAVGAFSRHGVTRLLGSRAVRAVWRAGDRILPLAAVLKRSVATLVEPTLATVVFHEALDEGESSRHDIVAFHASMINETSVTTILGFLDELATHSEAAVGPLLAGIPGIAIAGRKDAFAPVALTEEIARVWPDVPGHPGEPGVTVMELDDTGHMVILERPEDVTRAIRGLVDDALGDAGAGDG
- a CDS encoding serine hydrolase domain-containing protein, which produces MTPPPTSAASVLATTDDWPVDHVSAAVVADGRVTSHGDADRVYALASVSKLVTAYAVLIAVEEGAFGLDDTVGDVAGEAGTAVDGPQDATVRQLLAHASGVGFRSRERERPAGRRRIYSSAGYEILADLIATTGIPFAGYVREAVCAPLGVEMDLGGSAGHGFRASLRAVTTLTCEFLAPTLVSARTWEEALSPQFPELDGIVPGYGRQTPCPWGLGPELRGGKSPHWTGGSMPADVAGHFGQSGTFVWFHRDSGRAAVVLTDRDFGDWAKER
- a CDS encoding HAD-IIA family hydrolase, with amino-acid sequence MTISYLTDMDGVLIREGEMIPGADRFLRGLRDNDIEFMVLTNNSIHTPRDLSARLRTTGLDIEPERIWTSATATAYFLSSQVKEGTAYVVGESGLTTGLHEAGWVLTDVDPEYVVLGETRTYSFEAITTAIRLISRGAKFICTNPDVTGPAPEGILPATGSVAALITAATDQHPYFIGKPNPIMMRSALNTIGAHSENTVMIGDRMDTDVKAGLEAGLKTVLVRTGISNDAVISKYPYRPTRIVESIADVADSVLDPFGEHEGVTGATAPGGADAPEASGHGADPGVPED